A section of the Humulus lupulus chromosome 2, drHumLupu1.1, whole genome shotgun sequence genome encodes:
- the LOC133813908 gene encoding uncharacterized protein LOC133813908, whose amino-acid sequence MITHGFGSSPNCEKPMENPKYSTGLAIVSDRHKSIDNAVHMVYPNAFHGACMFHLLNNLKGKYGSHGEELQMKFIAATKAYTKTECENYMKGLDRIDRRIRPYLEKAKYETWARSYSPTKRYTMMTSNIAESLNAALKAARNLPIDILVECLRSLVQKWVWNNSNNTNGTFTKVSTATENELRHDIVSKMKYEVLPFNTIEYQVRDQKGINFTVNIHNRTCTCNRFQEDEIPCSHAVAVIAKRNLSVYDYCAKFYRTETLKALYQENVHPLPHKDEWNLPQHLDIIVLPPNATIPAGRPRKKRIRSRGEHKVIITCGKCAQPGHNRKTCRNPPFEKPNKQKKPKT is encoded by the exons ATGATAACTCATGGCTTTGGTTCTTCTCCAAACTGCGAGAAACCTATGGAGAACCCGAAG TACTCCACAGGATTGGCTATAGTTTCTGACAGACATAAGAGCATAGACAATGCAGTACATATGGTGTACCCAAATGCTTTCCATGGAGCTTGCATGTTTCACTTACTCAATAATTTGAAAGGAAAGTATGGGAGCCATGGAGAAGAACTACAAATGAAATTCATTGCAGCAACAAAAGCATACACAAAGACAGaatgtgaaaactacatgaaaggCCTTGATAGAATTGATAGACGCATTAGGCCCTATTTAGAAAAAGCCAAGTATGAAACTTGGGCAAGATCATACTCGCCAACAAAAAGATACACCATGATGACATCCAACATCGCAGAATCACTCAACGCTGCACTAAAAGCTGCAAGAAATCTCCCCATTGATATCTTGGTTGAATGCCTTAGAAGTTTGGTTCAAAAGTGGGTTTGGaacaactcaaataatacaaatGGAACATTCACAAAAGTCTCTACAGCAACAGAAAATGAATTGAGACATGACATTGTTTCAAAAATGAAGTATGAG GTCTTGCCTTTCAACACAATAGAATACCAAGTTCGTGATCAAAAGGGGATAAATTTCACAGTAAATATACATAATAGAACATGTACTTGCAATAGGTTCCAAGAAGATGAAATACCTTGTAGCCATGCAGTAGCTGTCATTGCAAAGAGAAACTTGAGTGTGTATGATTATTGTGCAAAATTCTACAGAACAGAAACGTTGAAAgcattgtatcaagaaaatgttcATCCTTTGCCCCATAAAGATGAATGGAATCTCCCACAACACTTGGACATAATAGTGCTACCTCCAAATGCAACAATCCCAGCAGGAAGACCAAGAAAGAAACGAATAAGATCAAGAGGGGAACATAAAGTAATAATCACCTGTGGGAAATGTGCACAACCAGGACATAACAGGAAGACTTGCAGGAATCCTCCATTTGAGAAGCCAAACAAACAGAAAAAGCCAAAGACATAG